One region of Bombus affinis isolate iyBomAffi1 chromosome 5, iyBomAffi1.2, whole genome shotgun sequence genomic DNA includes:
- the LOC126916244 gene encoding uncharacterized protein LOC126916244 isoform X4, which yields MSNPYRARPTRSRINHSLGYGTHNQNIWNPMSRVPPEVSSNDSVQHQPPLLNQPKQSNDPWNNSWNWDFDKQADNQQQQPLQSEQQQQHYVPSYANQGQLIPNSIQDHYYQSVNGNKNDLLNQNLTSDRNIPGTVANRPPIPNHTDSFTSYSNYNQYQQYPPPPRTNSIKSGSMNFDQPQWAGDQQSQNVSYLQKSGVQNQKEQASRPTLVGSNYNWMKSNQTNVMTPQNWQKPAAVSGHWQDPKMDKEAQNFDDIGNQYTPPVQQTRSSQHLLPSTENKEYSINDTNDANNWSNQVHMSSQWNAQNRESAIPNQSQQVTQAYNANDEFNSWPQKNTEVSQSWKKTNDNNATQWLHEQQENNNLIEESVKQEATGAVATNDWQQNRTIPSHHIHSNIIPAVDPNIEHEERKRSAPSLISNSVSSKDSNTQIKTNIAKSYPSDSRLNMSATPETISTVASSENISVQDNNDFNLANDATERGKSNSTEELPIKLEQLNLGTKVNKNVESQNELKEAQSVNPQNAISNNGVTPDNISGLPLECAVLGTENAHSNDNQNLISQDHTALNPYQMSNIKSSDNIAQSGYDQWYSQDTLPLSSENTLYSKDNVRPPKEWSIEQNVENYENIQQPSEFINLEVVTPSLQERDIYGSRDSINKETLDNDPKPVPNSAKEVANTRDFRQEISNIEVPSVQQSTRSHSLLQAEQVPDNYEFASNDRNTFLETGELTDSHQEHEPSPPSQDDENDEVPNDIPFLREVPGQSSSIDPRRNDPTGQEQYVQTGQRLSDPRRNDPSGQEQGLQLRNMSERSERRDVPPGQERNVPLLSRSDSDTMERRNDPSGRERSLPPQQSRNDPSGEERYQSQPQIMLEPSETREIPGRGNESEDPVQQTEENLRQIPGGASSNEVTQSPDDRSNGRVVTGSQEGPAIGSAIQDQTSDSRNKREEAVGASIRESQGIPSASNRRDSYEDEDDEGGSGNSRDDSRERRRDSSSERRRYEYERKSAYYDREREYDDDYYYDRRRGGENDRTYNTRDEFDRREIPYREDDRKHHSRDDLDRHSREEVDRRGRPKEDLDDRDIRRRPDDRRKDRVDDGIRRRERDIRDYDLRYSRDRDYLDRDRRRDDRRPRRYDDYDIRDPYRREYYDDPYSRGSRPSSRSSYNDRDREYYMRSRDPYYPYNGYPGYDYGVHYASNYYAYIENLRRTNPAAYSEWYHKYYANQHQQQHISRGVVNYPEDRASVHSGRSSCDERTTGDKRTLADISMLEDSTTTSARMTPTKFSISHVYGCFSIGSLIHVHPAYPSDGERAKVDIFRLDNLLSHDPVARDLRAYPGPLIKQVGVTHKKTIIEYCENKIKRAASNEEMVDRASYILLYELMIMLIQQNGNVVGVDIAALLLRNKDAYPYDVNKQKSQDSGRRESIISQRSGASVGDSVQGSQDGATTSEKVESKPRKSTEQMTDEFRNTLLYGLVQEALEYAMNEGLWGHALFLASKLDKRTHASVMTRFANSLPYHDPLQTLYQLHSGRVPAVVTGISDPRWDDWRPHLAMIISNTSANPEINRRSITTLGDTLSARGDIYAAHFCYVLAQVDFGTYGASNVKLVLIGANHQKAYNVFFSTEAVMLTEIYEYARNLSEPGFTLVDLQTFKFDLAVKMVDHGLIEKALLYIEQIAVNIFNEPSKYKKSFINAVYNLGDRIRYHDPVYKDSIDEATTLTWFNNLAEIVGKCHEGEITENEVCVPQAKQESYNSIQNQEAHEMKQQQQWNTIQPEYREGPTSMMEAATTDTQSEWQPLSLPSNIPDTYDQSMQYTRNNEESCQYQQPQQQDYWTQDSYYQNNYGRNDSTITNWQQSTYSPEQSDIDNSQQQEKWNYKSSQPAISMTPSTKKQYDPLEELDALETPKPASKPAASAKKASEKPVEKKPSNSGGSWFGGLFSKLAPKPRNQMILPDDSNPTIVWDPVAKKWMNKDEDGDSNSATIAPPPKASDMGFRSPVPEQASQPPSQADDTSVNKFKLPRGRSMRANYIDVMNPGGSKNNAVPSSIPTPVTSPMVPMATSSPQLFIPAPVNDPSAPVDFLTSTEATAAVPTNVPENTSQGFSRWSSTSSLSREVQSYTMRDPRFLPQNKGPMMYNPNDMKNRSVKSIQQSRYPPR from the exons ATGAGT AATCCTTATAGAGCCAGACCAACTAGGTCTAGAATAAATCACAGCTTAGGCTATGGAACTCATAATCAAAATATATGGAATCCAATGTCTAGAGTACCACCTGAAGTATCGTCAAATGATTCTGTTCAACATCAACCACCACTTCTGAATCAGCCAAAACAGTCAAACGATCCTTGGAATAATTCATGGAATTGGGATTTTGACAAACAGGCAGAtaatcaacaacagcaaccgcTACAGTCAgaacaacagcaacagcattATGTACCTTCTTATGCCAATCAAGGGCAGTTGATACCTAATTCCATTCAAGATCATTATTATCAAAGTGTTAACGGTAATAAGAATGATCTGCTCAATCAGAATTTGACATCAGACAGAAATATACCAGGGACAGTTGCTAATAGGCCACCAATTCCTAATCATACAGACTCTTTCACGTCTTATTCAAATTATAATCAATATCAGCAATATCCACCACCACCTCGAACAAATTCTATTAAATCTGGATCTATGAATTTCGATCAACCACAATGGGCAGGTGATCAACAATCTCAAAacgtttcatatttacaaaagTCAGGTGTACAAAATCAAAAAGAGCAAGCATCACGTCCTACTTTAGTTGGTAGCAATTATAATTGGATGAAGTCTAATCAAACAAATGTAATGACCCCACAAAATTGGCAAAAACCAGCTGCTGTATCAGGACATTGGCAGGATCCAAAAATGGACAAGGAGGCACAAAATTTTGATGATATAGGTAATCAATATACACCACCAGTACAACAAACTAGATCAAGCCAGCACCTTCTACCTTCTActgaaaataaagaatattctatAAATGATACGAATGATGCAAATAATTGGTCCAATCAAGTTCATATGTCTTCACAATGGAATGCTCAGAACCGCGAATCTGCAATACCTAATCAAAGTCAGCAAGTAACACAAGCTTACAATGCTAATGATGAATTTAATTCTTGGCCTCAAAAAAATACTGAAGTCTCACAATCTTGGAAAAAGACCAATGACAATAATGCAACTCAGTGGTTACACGAACAAcaggaaaataataatttaatagaaGAAAGTGTTAAACAGGAAGCCACTGGTGCAGTTGCTACAAATGATTGGCAACAAAATCGTACAATACCATCTCATCATATTCATTCTAATATTATTCCAGCAGTAGATCCAAATATAGAACATGAAGAAAGAAAACGGTCTGCTCCTTCATTAATTTCAAATTCTGTCAGCTCTAAAGATTCTAATACACAGATAAAAACAAATATTGCTAAATCATATCCATCCGACTCCCGGCTTAATATGTCTGCTACTCCTGAAACTATATCAACTGTTGCAAGTTCTGAAAATATTTCTGTGCAAGATAACAATGATTTTAATTTAGCAAATGATGCAACAGAACGGGGTAAAAGTAATTCAACTGAAGAGTTGCCTATAAAATTAGAACAGTTAAATCTTGGTactaaagtaaataaaaatgttGAAAGTCAAAATGAGTTGAAGGAAGCACAATCTGTTAATCCTCAAAATGCGATTTCCAATAATGGTGTTACACCTGATAATATATCTGGATTGCCTTTAGAATGTGCTGTACTCGGTACAGAAAATGCTCATTCCAATGATAATCAAAATCTTATTAGTCAAGATCATACAGCGCTCAATCCGTATCAAATGTCAAACATTAAGTCTTCAGACAATATAGCACAAAGTGGATATGATCAATGGTACAGCCAGGATACATTGCCACTTTCCTCAGAAAATACATTGTATTCGAAAGATAATGTTCGTCCACCAAAAGAATGGAGTATAGAACAAAATGTAGAGAACTATGAAAATATCCAACAGCCTtcagaatttataaatttagaaGTAGTCACGCCATCATTACAAGAACGAGATATATATGGCTCAAGAGATTCTATAAATAAGGAAACTTTAGATAATGATCCTAAACCAGTTCCAAATTCTGCCAAGGAGGTAGCCAATACACGTGATTTTAGACAAGAAATAAGTAATATTGAAGTACCCTCTGTACAGCAGTCCACACGATCTCATTCCCTTCTTCAGGCAGAACAG gTGCCAGATAATTACGAGTTCGCATCAAACGATAGAAATACTTTTCTGGAAACCGGAGAATTAACCGATTCTCATCAAGAACATGAACCGAGTCCACCAAGTCAAGATGATGAAAATGACGAAGTGCCTAATGACATTCCCTTTTTACGCGAAGTACCGGGACAATCAAGTTCCATAGATCCACGTAGAAATGATCCAACCGGGCAAGAACAATATGTTCAGACTGGTCAAAGATTGTCTGATCCAAGAAGAAATGATCCGTCTGGTCAAGAGCAAGGTCTTCAGTTAAGGAATATGTCTGAAAGATCAGAACGGCGCGATGTTCCACCTGGACAAGAAAGAAATGTTCCTTTACTCTCACGATCAGATTCCGACACGATGGAACGGCGGAACGATCCATCTGGCAGAGAACGGTCTCTGCCTCCGCAACAATCACGAAATGATCCATCTGGAGAAGAAAGATATCAGTCACAACCCCAAATTATGTTAGAACCAAGTGAGACACGGGAAATACCTGGAAGAGGTAATGAATCTGAAGATCCTGTTCAGCAGACTGAAGAAAACCTTAGACAAATACCGGGCGGTGCATCTTCCAACGAAGTTACTCAGTCACCGGATGACAGATCTAATGGAAGAGTAGTTACAGGCTCTCAAGAAGGTCCTGCTATAGGCT CTGCAATACAGGATCAGACCAGTGACTCAAGAAACAAACGCGAGGAAGCTGTTGGCGCATCAATACGCGAAAGTCAAGGAATTCCTAGTGCATCGAATCGTAGAGATTCGTATGAAGATGAGGATGATGAAGGAGGATCCGGAAATAGTAGAGATGATAGCAGAGAAAGACGACGTGACAGTAGCTCGGAACGCCGAAGATACGAATACGAACGAAAAAGCGCGTA TTACGATCGTGAACGGGAATATGATGATGATTATTATTACGATCGCCGTCGTGGAGGAGAAAACGATCGAACATATAATACTCGCGATGAATTCGATCGTCGAGAAATTCCTTATCGAGAAGATGATCGCAAGCATCATAGTCGAGACGATCTAGATCGGCATTCAAGAGAAGAGGTTGATAGAAGAGGCAGACCTAAAGAAGATCTAGATGATAGAGACATTAGAAGAAGACCTGACGATCGCAGAAAAGATAGGGTTGATGATGGAATACGACGCAGGGAAAGAGATATTAGAGACTATGATTTACGATATTCTAGAGATCGCGATTATCTTGACCGTGACAGAAGAAGAGACGATAGACGACCAAGAAGATACGATGATTACGATATAAGAGATCCATATAGGAGAGAATATTATGACGATCCTTATAGTAGAGG ATCCAGACCATCCAGTAGATCCTCCTATAATGATAGAGATAGAGAGTATTACATGCGATCGAGAGATCCGTATTATCCTTATAAtg GATATCCTGGATACGATTATGGTGTTCATTATGCCAGTAACTATTATGCATACATTGAAAATTTGCGACGTACAAATCCTGCTGCTTATTCGGAATGGTATCATAAATATTATGCTAATCAACATCAACAACAACACATTTCTCGTGGTGTTGTTAATTATCCTGAAGACAGAGCAAGTGTCCATTCCGGACGCAGTTCTTGCGACGAAAG aaCAACTGGTGATAAACGAACTTTAGCTGATATATCTATGCTTGAAGATTCAACAACTACCTCTGCACGTATGACACCAACTAAATTCTCTATTTCACATGTATATG GATGTTTCTCTATTGGATCATTGATACATGTGCATCCAGCTTATCCATCTGATGGTGAAAGAGCCAAAGTAGACATTTTTAGATTGGACAATCTACTTTCACATGATCCAGTAGCACGCGATTTACGTGCCTATCCTGGTCCCCTAATTAAGCAAGT GGGTGTGACTCATAAAAAGACCATTATCGAATATTGtgagaataaaattaaaagggCAGCGTCAAACGAAGAGATGGTTGATCGTGCTTCTTACATACTTTTATATGAACTAATGATTATGTTGATTCAACAAAATGGA AATGTTGTCGGCGTTGATATAGCAGCATTGTTACTCAGAAATAAAGATGCATATCCTTACGATGTAAATAAGCAAAAGTCGCAGGATTCAGGAAGAAGAGAATCGATAATATCTCAAAGATCGGGAGCCTCAGTTGGAGATAGTGTTCAAGGCAGTCAAGATGGTGCAACGACATCCGAAAAAGTCGAAAGTAAGCCACGGAAAAGCACTGAACAAATGACAGACGAATTTAGAAATACGTTACTTTATGGATTAGTCCAAGAAGCAttag aATATGCAATGAACGAAGGTCTTTGGGGGCATGCACTCTTCTTAGCTAGCAAATTGGATAAACGTACGCATGCATCTGTAATGACACGTTTTGCTAATAGTTTACCGTATCACGATCCATTGCAAACTTTATATCAACTTCATTCTGGCCGTGTGCCAGCTGTTGTTACTGGTATATCGGATCCTCGATGGGATGACTGGAGACCTCATTTAGCAATGATTATATCCAACACATCTGCTAATCCAGAAATTAATCGTCGTTCAATTACAACTCTCGGTGATACACTTTCTGCACGAGGAGATATTTATGCAGCGCATTTCTGTTACGTACTTGCACAAGTTGATTTTGGTACCTATGGAGCAAGTAATGTAAAACTTGTACTGATCGGTGCAAACCATCAGAAAGCATACAATGTATTTTTCTCAACGGAAGCCGTTATGCTCACGGAAATATACGAATATGCCAGAAATCTTAGTGAACCAGGTTTTACATTAGTAGATCTACAAACCTTTAAGTTCGACTTGGCAGTAAAAATGGTAGATCATGGATTAATAGAGAAAGCTTTACTATATATAGAACAAATTGCAGTAAACATTTTTAACGAGCCATCGAAGTACAAAAAGTCGTTTATTAATGCGGTGTATAATTTAGGAGACAGGATTAGGTATCATGATCCTGTCTATAAAGATTCTATCGATGAAGCTACAACTTTAACTTGGTTCAATAATCTAGCTGAAATCGTTGGTAAATGCCAT GAGGGAGAAATTACCGAAAATGAAGTTTGCGTTCCTCAAGCAAAACAAGAATCGTATAACAGTATACAAAATCAAGAAGCGCATGAGATGAAACAACAACAGCAGTGGAACACGATTCAACCCGAATACAGAGAAGGTCCAACGTCGATGATGGAAGCAGCCACGACTGATACACAGTCAGAATGGCAGCCATTATCTCTACCGTCGAATATACCGGATACATATGACCAAAGTATGCAGTATACGAGAAATAACGAAGAATCTTGTCAATATCAACAACCTCAACAGCAAGATTATTGGACTCAAGACTCTTATTATCAAAACAATTATGGAAGAAATGATAGTACCATCACAAATTGGCAACAATCGACATATTCTCCAGAACAAAGTGATATTGACAACTCTCAACAGCAAGAAAAATGGAACTATAAG TCATCGCAACCGGCAATTTCGATGACACCGTCAACGAAAAAACAGTACGATCCATTGGAAGAATTGGATGCCCTCGAGACTCCGAAACCAGCCTCGAAACCTGCAGCTTCAGCTAAAAAAGCATCAGAAAAACCAGTCGAAAAGAAACCTTCTAACAGCGGAGGTTCTTGGTTTGGCGGCCTCTTCAGCAAACTTGCTCCAAAACCAAGGAACCAGATGATTCTTCCAGATGACAGTAACCCGACG ATCGTTTGGGATCCGGTTGCTAAAAAATGGATGAATAAAGACGAAGACGGAGATAGTAATTCGGCTACAATAGCTCCCCCTCCGAAAGCTTCTGACATGGGATTTAGATCACCTGTGCCTGAACAAGCTTCTCAACCACCTTCGCAGGCAGATGACACCTCTGTGAACAAATTTAAATTACCCAGAGGTAGAAGTATGCGTGCTAATTATATAGATGTAATGAATCCAGGTGGTTCAAAAAATAACGCAGTACCTTCAAGTATACCAACCCCAGTAACATCTCCAATGGTACCTATGGCTACGTCATCACCTCAGCTATTCATCCCTGCTCCAG ttaaCGATCCAAGTGCTCCTGTAGACTTCTTAACTTCAACGGAAGCAACAGCAGCCGTACCTACGAACGTTCCTGAGAATACATCTCAAGGG TTCTCTCGATGGAGCTCAACCAGCTCGTTATCGCGAGAGGTGCAGAGCTACACTATGAGGGATCCGCGTTTTCTCCCACAGAACAAG GGACCAATGATGTACAACCCGAACGACATGAAGAATCGTTCAGTGAAGAGCATACAGCAGAGCCGGTACCCTCCACGATAA